From Rickettsia endosymbiont of Ceutorhynchus obstrictus, a single genomic window includes:
- a CDS encoding Do family serine endopeptidase: MFFKNRQLKYVIFCLSLILNSHVLAEKNSETVENDFTEISSVPLKVNESARYSFADIVEPLIPAVVNISTIEYVNNKSESNDKEPLREKNPLDWINEFLERLNIPLNLEEVDSAPKSVPLGSGFIIDPSGLIVTNYHVIANVNKISVKLADNTELSAKIIGSDTKTDLALLKVEFPDPLPFVEFGDSNKARVGDWIIAIGNPFGNLGGTVTAGIISSKGRDIDIDTNNIVDNFIQTDAAINNGNSGGPMFNLEQEVIGVNTAIFSPLGTNIGIGFAIPSNTAKPIIERLKKDGKVSRGRLGIVIQDLTDEIAAGLELKDTNGVIVAKVQENGPGDKAGIKSGDVIIEFAGQAVKNTRKLRVIVAETPIDQEVKITIIRGGKNLELAAKVTVDNEEIIKETTEDSDEKVVEEEAENNLSIVKNNITFSNLNDKLREQFAISKDKSGVIITNIEEEQKENAQEGNVFKVGDLILAVNRENIIDINELEKLYEDAKNLNKINILLLIERGSVSMFIPLSIN; the protein is encoded by the coding sequence TTGTTTTTCAAAAATCGGCAATTAAAATACGTTATCTTTTGTTTAAGTTTGATTCTAAACAGTCACGTATTAGCGGAGAAAAATTCCGAAACGGTAGAAAATGATTTTACTGAAATAAGTTCCGTACCGTTAAAAGTTAACGAATCAGCACGTTATAGCTTTGCCGATATAGTTGAACCGTTAATACCTGCCGTAGTAAATATATCGACTATTGAATATGTAAATAATAAATCCGAATCTAATGATAAAGAGCCTTTACGTGAAAAAAATCCGTTAGATTGGATTAACGAATTTTTAGAACGCCTTAATATCCCTCTTAATTTAGAAGAAGTTGATTCAGCCCCTAAATCGGTTCCTTTGGGTTCCGGTTTTATTATTGATCCTAGCGGTCTGATCGTTACTAACTATCATGTAATTGCCAACGTAAATAAAATTAGCGTTAAGCTAGCCGATAATACCGAGCTATCGGCTAAAATAATAGGTAGCGATACCAAAACCGATTTAGCCCTGTTGAAAGTAGAATTTCCTGACCCGTTACCTTTTGTTGAATTTGGAGATTCAAATAAAGCCAGGGTAGGAGATTGGATTATTGCGATAGGCAATCCTTTCGGCAATCTCGGCGGTACCGTAACTGCCGGTATTATATCGTCAAAAGGTCGAGATATCGATATAGATACCAACAACATAGTAGATAATTTTATTCAAACCGATGCAGCAATTAATAACGGCAATTCAGGCGGTCCGATGTTTAACCTTGAGCAGGAAGTAATAGGAGTAAATACCGCTATTTTCTCACCGCTCGGTACTAATATCGGGATAGGTTTTGCTATTCCTTCCAACACTGCAAAGCCTATTATAGAGAGATTAAAAAAAGACGGCAAAGTTAGCCGCGGACGCCTTGGGATAGTAATTCAAGATTTAACGGATGAAATAGCCGCAGGGCTTGAATTAAAAGATACTAACGGGGTAATAGTTGCAAAAGTACAAGAAAACGGCCCCGGCGATAAGGCCGGTATAAAATCAGGGGACGTAATAATAGAATTTGCCGGTCAAGCGGTTAAGAATACTAGAAAGTTACGAGTAATAGTTGCCGAAACACCGATTGACCAAGAAGTTAAAATTACGATAATACGCGGCGGCAAAAACCTAGAATTAGCAGCTAAGGTTACCGTTGATAACGAAGAAATAATAAAAGAAACAACAGAAGATAGTGATGAAAAAGTTGTTGAAGAAGAAGCAGAAAATAATCTATCCATTGTAAAAAATAATATTACTTTTAGCAATTTAAACGATAAATTAAGAGAACAATTTGCTATTTCTAAAGATAAATCAGGTGTTATTATTACTAATATCGAGGAAGAACAAAAAGAAAATGCCCAAGAAGGAAACGTTTTTAAAGTCGGTGATTTAATATTAGCCGTTAACCGGGAAAATATCATTGATATTAACGAGTTAGAAAAATTATACGAAGATGCCAAAAATCTAAATAAGATAAATATTTTACTTTTAATTGAAAGAGGCAGTGTTAGTATGTTTATACCTTTGTCGATAAATTAA
- a CDS encoding protease modulator HflC, giving the protein MKKIYYLIFAIICGLILISSSLFSVDQRQLAVVFQFGEAVRTIEAPGLHIKIPFIQDVEFFDKRILDVEVESKELTAADGKRVIVDAYAKFRINNPVMFYKTVHNYQGVKIRLTRNLESSMRKVIGKVSLSNLLTTERTNVMFNILNQVNEEAKNFGIDVIDVRILRADLPKENSAAIYRRMQTAREKEATQIRAEGQEEGVRIRSRADKESKILLATAYRDSQIIKGEGDEKAAKIYNAAYSIDPEFYKFYKSLIVYKNSLKKEDTLFVVSPDAELLKYLNLSK; this is encoded by the coding sequence ATGAAAAAAATTTATTACTTAATTTTTGCGATTATTTGCGGATTAATATTAATTTCTAGCTCGTTATTTTCTGTTGATCAACGTCAATTAGCCGTGGTATTTCAATTCGGTGAAGCGGTAAGAACTATAGAAGCGCCGGGGTTACATATTAAAATTCCGTTTATTCAGGATGTAGAGTTTTTTGATAAGCGTATTTTAGATGTCGAAGTAGAATCAAAGGAACTAACAGCAGCTGATGGAAAAAGGGTTATTGTCGATGCTTATGCCAAATTCCGTATTAACAATCCGGTAATGTTTTACAAAACGGTACATAATTATCAAGGTGTTAAAATAAGACTTACTAGAAATTTAGAGTCCTCAATGCGTAAAGTGATCGGTAAAGTATCCCTAAGTAATCTTCTTACCACAGAGCGCACTAACGTAATGTTTAATATTTTAAATCAAGTAAACGAGGAAGCAAAAAATTTCGGTATTGATGTAATTGACGTCAGAATATTGAGAGCGGATTTACCGAAAGAAAATAGTGCCGCTATTTATCGCCGTATGCAAACTGCTCGTGAAAAAGAGGCTACCCAAATTAGAGCCGAAGGACAAGAGGAAGGTGTGCGTATTCGCTCAAGGGCTGACAAAGAAAGTAAGATATTATTAGCCACGGCTTACAGAGATTCACAAATCATTAAGGGCGAAGGGGATGAGAAAGCCGCGAAAATATATAATGCCGCTTACTCTATCGATCCGGAATTTTACAAATTTTATAAATCACTTATAGTATATAAAAATTCTTTAAAGAAAGAAGATACCTTATTTGTAGTTTCGCCTGACGCGGAACTGCTTAAATATCTTAACTTATCTAAATAA
- the hflK gene encoding FtsH protease activity modulator HflK, giving the protein MFNKKYIQIFKKSPWKDFEDNNDNNIFTRPRKNQFDFNKFQFKFNFNNKTIILAVFALLALWFASGIYEVKEGEEAAVIRFGRFVRKGFPGLNYRLPTPFEAVIIEKVNQSRRIEIGYRTSNLGKNSSDNTKNVAGESIMLTGDENIVALNCDVMWHISDLEKFSFNILRPEESVKATVESAVREVIGNTPISWVLSDQKQEITYKIETLAQKILDSYNAGVTIEMVQLLKAEPPAEVIDAYRDVQTSKADKEREINQAQAYNNKILPEARGLAAKIFQEAEAYKAEIISKAEGDSQRFNAIYKQYAMNKQLTRDRLYLETAEEVLTGANKTIINNNLLPHMAIKPSGN; this is encoded by the coding sequence ATGTTTAACAAAAAATATATTCAAATTTTCAAAAAATCTCCTTGGAAAGATTTTGAAGATAATAATGATAACAACATATTCACAAGACCACGGAAAAATCAATTTGATTTTAATAAATTTCAATTTAAATTTAACTTTAATAATAAAACTATAATTTTAGCCGTATTTGCGCTTTTAGCTCTTTGGTTTGCTTCCGGTATTTATGAAGTAAAAGAAGGAGAGGAAGCGGCAGTAATAAGGTTTGGACGTTTTGTACGCAAAGGATTTCCCGGTCTTAATTACCGATTACCGACACCGTTTGAAGCGGTAATAATAGAAAAAGTTAATCAATCTCGCAGGATTGAAATCGGTTATCGAACAAGCAATTTAGGTAAAAACAGCAGTGATAATACTAAAAATGTTGCCGGTGAAAGTATTATGCTAACGGGCGATGAAAATATTGTTGCTTTAAATTGTGACGTAATGTGGCATATCAGCGATCTAGAAAAATTTAGCTTTAATATATTAAGACCTGAGGAATCAGTCAAAGCTACCGTTGAAAGTGCCGTTAGGGAAGTGATCGGCAATACTCCTATTTCTTGGGTATTATCCGATCAAAAACAGGAAATTACTTATAAAATTGAGACTTTAGCACAAAAAATCTTAGATAGCTATAATGCGGGCGTTACTATTGAAATGGTACAATTGTTAAAAGCCGAACCGCCGGCCGAGGTAATAGACGCTTATAGAGACGTACAAACATCCAAAGCCGATAAAGAAAGAGAAATAAACCAAGCTCAAGCTTATAATAATAAAATTTTGCCGGAAGCACGTGGGCTTGCCGCAAAAATTTTCCAAGAAGCAGAAGCTTATAAAGCAGAAATAATTTCAAAAGCCGAAGGGGATAGTCAAAGATTTAATGCTATTTATAAGCAATATGCGATGAACAAGCAATTAACTAGAGATCGCTTATACCTAGAAACGGCAGAAGAAGTTTTAACCGGGGCAAATAAAACGATTATCAATAATAATCTTTTACCCCACATGGCTATTAAACCTTCCGGGAATTAA
- a CDS encoding Mrp/NBP35 family ATP-binding protein has translation MTDLHKQQIFNKIQNIIFKDGTNLTDIISNIIIKDQNIGFSIDISEQNQEEAQEIKVKAIDKLREIAGIGKITIIFTSSKSLDKKPQNIKNSPQKAKYFIENVKKVILVASGKGGVGKSTVAALIAEQLNKEGHRVGIVDADIYGPSIPQIFGINEVPQTINERIIPLISRNIQIISIGFFVKDYSAIIWRGPMASKTIYQLLSVTKWDNLDYLIIDMPPGTGDIHLSILENYHLNGVIIVTTPQKMSQIDVIRSIDLYRKLSLSIMGIIENMSYLIDSPSGKILNIFNGNSGKYFSEKYNIPLIHKIPIMPELANACDKGISLANIINLPGLHL, from the coding sequence ATGACTGACTTACATAAACAACAAATTTTTAATAAAATCCAAAATATTATATTTAAAGACGGCACTAACTTAACCGATATTATATCAAATATAATTATTAAAGATCAAAATATAGGTTTTTCAATTGATATCTCTGAACAAAATCAAGAAGAAGCGCAGGAAATAAAAGTTAAGGCGATAGATAAACTTAGGGAAATTGCCGGTATCGGCAAAATAACAATTATTTTTACTAGTAGCAAAAGCCTGGATAAAAAACCTCAAAATATAAAAAATTCTCCGCAAAAAGCCAAATATTTTATAGAGAATGTAAAAAAAGTAATATTAGTTGCTTCCGGCAAAGGCGGAGTCGGTAAATCTACCGTTGCTGCCTTAATTGCCGAGCAATTAAACAAGGAAGGGCATCGAGTCGGTATAGTCGATGCGGATATTTACGGTCCGTCAATTCCGCAGATATTCGGTATTAATGAGGTGCCGCAAACAATCAATGAGCGAATAATTCCTTTAATATCGCGTAATATTCAAATTATCTCTATCGGCTTTTTTGTTAAAGATTATTCCGCAATTATTTGGCGCGGACCGATGGCTAGCAAAACTATCTATCAATTATTATCCGTAACTAAATGGGATAATCTCGATTATTTAATTATTGATATGCCCCCCGGTACCGGTGATATTCATTTGAGTATTTTAGAAAATTATCACTTAAATGGTGTTATAATTGTCACTACTCCGCAAAAAATGTCGCAAATAGATGTAATTCGTTCTATTGATTTATATCGGAAGTTGAGCCTATCTATTATGGGTATTATTGAAAATATGAGTTACTTAATCGATTCACCTTCAGGAAAAATTTTAAATATATTTAACGGTAATAGTGGTAAATATTTCTCAGAGAAATATAATATACCTTTAATCCATAAAATACCGATTATGCCGGAATTGGCAAATGCCTGCGATAAGGGTATAAGCCTTGCTAACATAATAAATTTACCTGGACTTCATTTGTAA
- a CDS encoding mitochondrial fission ELM1 family protein, giving the protein MNIWVLGDNRAGNTNQAIALAEELGEKYELIELKYNYFSKLPNYFLQGRPIHIKNKLLRSLEAKPFPDIIITAGRRTAALALYLKRKSNNKIKLIQIMQPAVTYDEFDTVILPYHDTLMQESTNVIRFTGALTGVLPKLPLAAEELHKNYPQLEKFIAVIIGGGNKYYKFSDEDAFLLSSLLFRVNHVRKLPFFISFSRRTPNTVKLIIKSLMPDSTIIYDPKENDNLNNKDNLSNKFNPYLGMLSQATYIVSTADSISMCSDAVASGNPLYIFCPPSFKAPKHQAFIDQLVEQKIAKIFDKFTTSLEKYNYTPLNEVKKVAEIIKKKF; this is encoded by the coding sequence ATAAATATTTGGGTACTCGGTGATAATAGAGCGGGTAATACGAATCAAGCTATAGCCCTAGCGGAAGAACTAGGAGAGAAATATGAATTAATAGAGTTAAAATATAATTATTTTAGCAAATTACCGAATTATTTTCTTCAAGGGCGACCTATCCATATCAAAAATAAATTATTACGATCTTTAGAAGCAAAACCGTTCCCCGATATAATAATTACTGCCGGAAGAAGGACGGCAGCGCTGGCGCTTTATTTAAAGAGAAAGTCTAATAATAAAATAAAGCTGATTCAAATAATGCAGCCGGCTGTTACTTACGATGAATTTGATACCGTAATCTTGCCGTATCATGATACTCTAATGCAAGAATCCACAAATGTTATAAGGTTCACGGGAGCACTTACCGGCGTTTTGCCGAAACTACCTCTTGCCGCTGAGGAGTTACATAAAAATTATCCTCAGCTTGAAAAATTTATAGCCGTTATTATCGGTGGAGGTAATAAATATTATAAATTTAGTGATGAGGATGCTTTTCTATTATCATCGTTATTATTTAGGGTAAATCATGTTCGGAAGCTACCTTTTTTTATTAGTTTTAGTAGACGTACGCCAAACACGGTCAAACTGATTATTAAAAGCTTGATGCCTGACTCTACAATTATTTACGATCCTAAGGAGAACGATAACTTAAACAATAAAGATAACTTAAGCAATAAATTTAATCCGTATTTAGGTATGCTCTCTCAAGCGACCTATATAGTTTCTACTGCCGATTCGATTTCAATGTGCAGCGATGCAGTAGCTAGCGGCAACCCTCTTTATATATTTTGTCCTCCTAGCTTTAAAGCTCCAAAACATCAAGCTTTTATCGACCAATTGGTAGAGCAAAAAATAGCAAAAATTTTTGATAAATTTACTACCTCGCTAGAAAAATATAATTACACTCCTCTGAATGAAGTTAAAAAAGTAGCAGAGATTATTAAGAAGAAATTTTAG
- a CDS encoding Maf family protein produces the protein MKDERHNLPIILASQSPARLELLKRLKIVPTQILPADIDESPRLRELPNHLAIRLAKEKAVKIASQIEEPAIIIAADTVVVAGRKLLPKAATHEEIKDCLNILSGRRHRVYTGLCVIKKHHNQTTVRQKIAQTIVKFKRLSRQEIDFYCSLNEGLNKSGGCGISGYAEAFIPFISGSYSNVMGLPLFETVNALTSLGYVIGD, from the coding sequence TTGAAAGACGAGCGGCATAATTTGCCCATCATATTAGCGTCTCAGTCACCTGCTAGGCTTGAGTTACTAAAAAGATTAAAAATTGTTCCAACTCAAATTTTACCTGCCGATATTGATGAATCGCCGCGTTTGCGTGAATTACCAAATCATTTAGCTATCAGACTTGCGAAAGAAAAAGCCGTAAAAATTGCTTCGCAAATAGAAGAACCGGCTATTATTATAGCAGCGGATACCGTCGTTGTAGCCGGTAGAAAATTATTACCGAAAGCCGCTACCCATGAAGAAATAAAAGATTGCCTTAATATATTATCAGGAAGACGTCACCGTGTTTATACCGGTTTGTGTGTTATTAAAAAACACCACAATCAAACGACGGTAAGACAAAAAATAGCTCAAACAATCGTTAAATTTAAAAGATTAAGCCGGCAAGAAATTGACTTTTACTGTTCACTTAATGAAGGATTAAATAAGTCAGGCGGATGCGGAATTTCCGGCTATGCGGAAGCTTTTATTCCATTTATTTCAGGCTCTTACTCAAATGTCATGGGGCTGCCTCTATTTGAAACGGTAAATGCTTTAACTTCCTTGGGTTATGTAATAGGTGATTAG
- the infA gene encoding translation initiation factor IF-1, giving the protein MSKEDLIQFAGVVLELLPNATFRVKLENDHLIIAHTSGRMRKNRIRILVGDKVTVEMTPYDLTKGRVIHRN; this is encoded by the coding sequence ATGTCAAAAGAAGATCTAATCCAGTTTGCGGGAGTCGTGCTTGAACTTTTACCTAATGCAACTTTTAGGGTAAAGCTAGAAAACGATCATTTAATTATTGCTCATACCTCCGGTAGAATGCGTAAAAATCGTATTAGAATATTAGTAGGAGACAAGGTTACCGTTGAAATGACTCCGTACGATTTAACTAAAGGTCGAGTAATTCATCGTAATTAA
- the ybeY gene encoding rRNA maturation RNase YbeY → MINIELIKNYKEWQGHKLINKFLIKKIIQNVLRRFDDFANIKQIELSILLTDNSRMADLNTQFRNIEKATNVLSFPNEELDWRDLRLNEPVNEKLTLRKDIQLNSERFRQDEFNGELSYRTRVREHRRIQKNSLVSSFMNDAILEFPANLPYMYLGDIAFGYEVIYTEALEQKKTFENHFIHLLIHSILHLIGFDHQNDEEANIMENLEIKILNYFNISSPY, encoded by the coding sequence ATAATTAATATAGAACTCATAAAAAATTATAAGGAATGGCAAGGACACAAGTTAATTAACAAGTTTTTAATAAAAAAAATTATTCAAAACGTGTTACGGCGATTTGATGATTTTGCTAACATAAAACAAATTGAATTATCAATCTTATTAACGGATAATTCAAGGATGGCAGACTTAAATACACAATTTCGCAATATAGAGAAAGCTACTAATGTTCTTTCCTTTCCAAATGAAGAATTAGATTGGCGGGACTTACGTTTAAATGAGCCGGTAAATGAAAAACTTACTCTACGGAAAGACATACAGCTAAATTCAGAAAGATTTAGACAAGATGAATTTAATGGTGAGCTAAGCTACCGTACTAGAGTACGTGAGCACAGGCGAATCCAGAAAAATTCGCTTGTATCAAGCTTTATGAATGACGCTATACTTGAATTTCCGGCAAATCTTCCTTATATGTATTTAGGCGATATAGCATTTGGTTATGAAGTAATTTACACGGAAGCGCTAGAGCAAAAAAAAACTTTTGAAAATCATTTTATTCATCTTTTAATACATAGTATTCTACATTTAATAGGATTTGACCATCAAAATGACGAAGAAGCGAATATTATGGAAAATTTAGAAATTAAAATATTAAATTATTTCAATATTTCTTCACCTTATTAA
- a CDS encoding DUF5510 family protein produces the protein MFKILLKNIPFIGVLFTLLSSSNAYAASNRPYTTADWEKIAIIVVIAVLIFSPSKFRVIVIGTTLGLTCAYLTYKYLLPILQNF, from the coding sequence ATGTTTAAAATTTTACTTAAAAATATACCGTTTATCGGTGTTCTGTTCACTCTCTTAAGTAGCAGTAATGCTTACGCTGCAAGTAACCGACCTTATACTACAGCCGACTGGGAAAAAATAGCAATTATAGTTGTTATCGCCGTTTTAATTTTCAGCCCTTCAAAATTTCGCGTAATAGTAATCGGCACCACACTCGGTTTAACATGCGCTTATTTAACTTATAAATATCTTTTACCTATACTACAAAATTTTTAA
- a CDS encoding ABC transporter ATP-binding protein — MTEETLKIKIRSLHKSFSGHKVLDGIDLDVKKGSSLVILGGSGTGKSVLIKAIVGLLKPDSGKISIDGVDTTNISDSKRFDIMETIGFLFQGGALFDSLTVQDNITFFTKKLSKKEKNELAASKLESVGLSSRILALYPSELSGGMQKRVALARAICSTPSILFLDEPTTGLDPIMANIINELIIKIQEELGATTVTITHDMVSAEKIAKEVAMIYQGKIMWYGTKNEMTDNDNPYLKQFITGSTTGPIEVDYV, encoded by the coding sequence ATGACAGAAGAAACATTAAAAATTAAAATTCGCTCTTTGCATAAATCTTTTTCCGGTCATAAAGTACTTGACGGAATAGATTTAGACGTAAAAAAAGGCAGTTCTTTAGTAATTCTCGGCGGGTCGGGTACGGGTAAATCGGTGTTAATAAAAGCTATAGTAGGATTACTCAAACCGGATAGCGGCAAGATTTCTATTGATGGAGTAGACACCACCAATATCTCTGATAGTAAAAGATTTGATATTATGGAAACTATCGGCTTTTTATTCCAAGGAGGAGCTCTTTTTGATTCTTTAACCGTACAAGATAATATTACTTTTTTTACTAAAAAATTATCTAAAAAAGAAAAAAATGAATTAGCGGCATCTAAACTTGAATCCGTTGGATTATCTTCTAGAATACTTGCTCTTTACCCTTCAGAATTATCAGGCGGTATGCAGAAAAGAGTAGCGCTTGCGAGAGCAATTTGCAGCACCCCGTCAATTCTTTTTTTAGATGAACCGACCACGGGGCTTGATCCTATAATGGCTAATATCATTAATGAATTAATTATTAAAATTCAAGAGGAGTTAGGTGCAACTACCGTTACCATAACTCATGATATGGTTAGCGCCGAGAAAATAGCCAAGGAAGTAGCGATGATTTATCAAGGAAAAATTATGTGGTATGGAACAAAAAACGAAATGACCGATAACGACAATCCTTACCTTAAACAATTTATTACCGGTTCGACTACCGGCCCTATTGAGGTTGATTATGTTTAA
- a CDS encoding ABC transporter permease yields MILNTVNLIGKRTIGIARNIGAFSLFSFTAVSSIVRPPIYFGLIYRQLLFIGFYSLPVVAMTTFFSGAVLALQSYTGFSRFSAESSIATVVVLSLTRELGPVLAGLMVAGRVGASIAAEIATMRVTEQVDALYTLSTNPIKYLVFPRVIAAVITLPCLVLIGDVIGVMGGYLVGVYKLNFNSVSYLTSTFQYLEAIDVISGLVKAAAFGFIISIISCYSGYYSNKGAKGVGMATTSAVVNSSILILISNYLITELFFKV; encoded by the coding sequence ATGATACTTAATACGGTTAACTTAATCGGCAAGCGTACTATCGGTATAGCAAGGAATATCGGGGCTTTCTCGTTATTTAGCTTTACAGCGGTTAGTAGTATAGTTAGGCCTCCTATATATTTCGGTTTAATTTATCGCCAATTATTATTTATCGGTTTCTATTCTTTGCCGGTCGTCGCGATGACTACTTTTTTTTCCGGAGCAGTGCTAGCGCTACAAAGCTATACGGGGTTCTCACGCTTTTCTGCCGAAAGCTCAATTGCAACGGTGGTAGTATTATCTTTAACCAGAGAGCTCGGTCCCGTGCTTGCCGGTCTTATGGTTGCCGGCAGAGTCGGTGCTTCAATTGCCGCTGAAATTGCGACTATGCGAGTAACCGAGCAAGTAGATGCTCTATATACTTTATCTACCAATCCGATTAAATATTTAGTATTCCCAAGGGTAATAGCTGCAGTTATTACCTTGCCGTGCCTAGTATTAATCGGCGATGTAATCGGGGTAATGGGCGGTTATTTAGTAGGCGTATATAAGCTTAATTTCAATAGCGTAAGCTATTTAACTAGTACTTTTCAATATTTAGAAGCAATTGACGTAATTTCCGGCTTAGTAAAAGCAGCAGCTTTCGGCTTTATTATCTCTATAATAAGTTGCTATAGCGGCTATTATTCTAATAAAGGCGCAAAAGGCGTCGGGATGGCTACTACTTCGGCGGTAGTAAATTCCTCCATTCTTATTTTGATTAGTAATTACCTGATAACCGAATTATTTTTTAAAGTGTAA
- a CDS encoding alanine racemase: MYLAQCTLEIDLAKIKANYRTLRDICQNSLVGAAVKANSYGLGANQISKALEEENCRFFFVASYIEGINLRKILSSHSNILVLNGVSQNDAAEFVEYNLIPVLNNLKQIEIWRQLAKTRNQLLDCFLHFNTGINRLGLTHTEIEHIINDRDLLEGLQVQYIMSHLAASEEANNPYNIEQLTKFKSYLPHFPNVKISLANSGAIFLGQDYHFDLVRPGMALYGLNPLGQHKPNPMKNPVTLTAPIIQLQKLTADSHIGYNTSFTTERDSIIATLPLGYADGYSRNFSNRGEVFINGHVAKIVGHVSMDLVNIDVTDLPHSQIFLGQEVEIIGNYCTPDKIATIIGTIGYEILTSLGNRYKRVYKNDT; this comes from the coding sequence ATGTACTTAGCTCAATGCACACTTGAAATTGATTTAGCAAAAATAAAAGCTAACTACCGCACCTTACGCGATATTTGCCAAAATTCACTAGTGGGGGCAGCTGTTAAAGCAAATAGCTACGGGCTTGGAGCAAATCAAATTTCTAAAGCGTTAGAAGAGGAAAATTGCCGATTTTTCTTTGTAGCTTCATACATTGAGGGAATAAATTTACGTAAAATATTGAGTAGCCACTCAAATATTTTAGTCCTTAACGGTGTTTCCCAAAATGATGCTGCGGAATTTGTTGAATATAATTTAATACCGGTACTTAATAATCTAAAGCAAATTGAGATATGGCGACAACTGGCTAAAACTCGGAATCAATTATTAGACTGCTTTCTGCATTTTAATACCGGCATAAATCGTTTAGGTCTAACTCACACCGAAATAGAACATATAATCAATGATCGTGACTTATTAGAAGGTTTGCAAGTACAATATATTATGAGTCATTTAGCTGCCTCCGAAGAAGCTAATAACCCTTACAATATTGAGCAATTAACAAAATTTAAAAGTTATCTACCACATTTTCCTAATGTAAAAATAAGTTTAGCTAACTCAGGCGCTATATTTTTAGGACAAGATTATCATTTTGATTTAGTAAGACCCGGAATGGCTTTATACGGTCTTAATCCTTTGGGTCAGCATAAACCGAATCCAATGAAGAATCCTGTAACCCTTACTGCACCGATAATTCAATTACAAAAATTGACAGCAGACAGCCATATCGGTTATAATACATCATTCACTACCGAGCGCGATAGTATAATTGCTACGTTACCGCTCGGTTATGCAGACGGCTATAGCCGAAATTTTAGTAACCGCGGCGAAGTATTTATTAACGGTCATGTTGCCAAGATAGTAGGGCACGTATCAATGGATTTAGTTAATATTGATGTTACCGATCTACCGCATTCACAAATTTTTCTAGGGCAAGAAGTAGAGATTATAGGGAATTATTGTACTCCGGATAAAATAGCGACTATTATAGGTACTATCGGATACGAAATATTAACTAGCCTCGGTAATAGATATAAAAGAGTATATAAAAATGATACTTAA